In Priestia megaterium NBRC 15308 = ATCC 14581, the following proteins share a genomic window:
- a CDS encoding PhoH family protein, translating into MSEQLVTINVQLDDSNEAISLFGVQDSNLKRIEEEMQVSIISRGETVVVSGSTENVQLVEEMLKKLLNIIRKNISISERDVVYAIQLAKKNSLEFFEDVYEEEIGKNVKGKTIRVKTLGQSQYISSIKKNDLVFGIGPAGTGKTYLAVVMAVNALKNGHVQRIILTRPAVEAGESLGFLPGDLKEKVDPYLRPLYDALHDVLGTEHTQRLIERGVIEIAPLAYMRGRTLDDAFVILDEAQNTTMAQMKMFLTRLGFGSKMVITGDISQIDLPKGAQSGLAAVSKILTNVKGISFVHLEQSDVVRHPLVGRIIQAYEQADQKTLS; encoded by the coding sequence ATGTCAGAACAGCTAGTAACAATTAACGTACAACTTGATGATTCAAACGAAGCCATTTCATTATTTGGCGTACAAGATTCGAATTTAAAGCGAATTGAAGAAGAAATGCAGGTCTCTATCATTTCAAGAGGTGAGACTGTTGTAGTCTCCGGAAGTACAGAAAATGTTCAGCTAGTGGAAGAAATGCTTAAAAAGTTACTGAACATTATCCGAAAAAATATTTCCATATCTGAACGAGATGTTGTGTATGCGATTCAATTAGCTAAGAAAAATTCTCTTGAGTTTTTTGAAGATGTATATGAAGAAGAGATTGGTAAAAATGTAAAAGGTAAGACTATTCGTGTTAAGACATTAGGACAAAGTCAATACATTTCGTCTATTAAGAAAAATGATTTGGTATTTGGAATTGGGCCTGCTGGTACCGGTAAAACGTATTTAGCCGTTGTCATGGCCGTTAATGCTCTTAAAAATGGTCACGTACAGCGTATTATTTTAACACGTCCTGCTGTTGAAGCAGGTGAAAGTCTTGGCTTCTTGCCAGGAGATTTGAAAGAAAAAGTAGATCCGTACTTGCGGCCTCTGTACGATGCATTACATGATGTATTAGGAACAGAACATACGCAACGCCTAATCGAACGCGGAGTTATTGAAATAGCACCCCTTGCTTATATGCGAGGTCGTACACTAGATGATGCGTTTGTTATCTTAGACGAAGCGCAAAACACCACGATGGCGCAAATGAAGATGTTTTTAACACGACTAGGATTTGGGTCTAAAATGGTGATTACAGGAGATATTTCACAAATTGATTTACCAAAAGGAGCTCAGTCTGGTCTAGCGGCTGTCTCGAAAATCCTGACCAATGTTAAAGGTATTTCATTTGTTCATCTAGAACAGTCAGATGTTGTGCGCCATCCACTTGTGGGACGCATCATTCAAGCGTACGAACAAGCTGACCAAAAGACCCTTTCTTAA
- the yqfD gene encoding sporulation protein YqfD has protein sequence MKNGWTNFVIGTVRIRIVGKGIERFLNNCVRQQIMISNVHKVDGQLATATILLKDVKKIRILIRNADCKIYFIRGRGFPFLTKRVIKNSGFALGFLSFFIILGLLSNMVWKVEISGAEPQTEHQMTKQLAKIGVKRGEFQFLLESPEKIQRYLTDNMNNITWVGVEVRGTSYHFQVVEKNEPKPQQKTPYQHLIAKKKAIITNLFVEKGQPLVKVNDFVNEGEVLVSGIIGNEKNKKVVAAKGKVYGETWYKSEVEVPLKTDFQVLTGNGYTKHYLDFQAFKMPLWAFNKEKYASKVTEKVEHPLYFFKWKLPLSYEKVAVREEQNSQRVYSKQEAMEKALEIGRKKLLSTLGEDAKIKGEKVLHQEQDNGKVRLSIHYQVIENIANTQPIIQGD, from the coding sequence ATGAAGAATGGATGGACAAACTTTGTTATTGGTACCGTACGTATTCGAATTGTTGGAAAAGGAATTGAACGTTTTTTAAATAATTGTGTGAGACAACAGATTATGATTTCGAATGTCCATAAAGTTGACGGTCAACTAGCAACAGCAACGATATTATTGAAAGATGTAAAGAAAATTCGTATACTAATTCGCAACGCAGATTGTAAAATTTATTTTATAAGAGGCAGAGGTTTTCCTTTTTTAACAAAACGAGTGATCAAAAATAGTGGATTTGCTTTAGGTTTTCTTTCTTTTTTTATTATTCTTGGTTTGCTTTCCAACATGGTGTGGAAAGTGGAAATTAGCGGTGCAGAACCACAAACAGAACATCAAATGACTAAGCAGCTTGCCAAAATAGGTGTAAAAAGAGGAGAGTTTCAATTTCTGTTAGAAAGTCCTGAAAAAATTCAGCGCTATTTAACGGATAATATGAACAATATTACCTGGGTGGGAGTAGAAGTGCGCGGCACTTCTTATCACTTCCAAGTGGTTGAAAAAAATGAGCCCAAGCCTCAGCAAAAAACACCTTACCAACATTTGATTGCTAAAAAGAAAGCCATTATTACGAATTTGTTTGTCGAAAAAGGACAACCTTTAGTCAAGGTTAATGATTTTGTCAATGAAGGCGAGGTCCTAGTTTCCGGTATTATTGGAAACGAAAAAAATAAAAAGGTAGTAGCTGCTAAAGGGAAAGTCTACGGTGAAACATGGTATAAGTCTGAGGTGGAAGTGCCTTTAAAAACTGATTTTCAGGTATTAACGGGTAATGGATATACGAAGCACTATTTAGATTTTCAAGCTTTTAAAATGCCTCTTTGGGCTTTTAACAAAGAAAAATACGCCTCAAAGGTGACAGAAAAAGTGGAGCATCCACTCTATTTTTTTAAATGGAAATTACCTCTGTCGTATGAGAAAGTTGCTGTACGAGAAGAACAAAACTCGCAGCGCGTCTATTCTAAACAAGAGGCGATGGAAAAAGCTTTGGAAATCGGTCGAAAAAAATTACTATCAACTTTAGGTGAGGATGCTAAAATAAAAGGTGAAAAAGTTTTGCACCAAGAACAGGACAATGGTAAAGTTAGATTATCAATACATTACCAAGTTATAGAAAATATTGCGAACACTCAACCAATTATTCAAGGAGATTGA
- the yqfC gene encoding sporulation protein YqfC produces the protein MSKKWRHQMKRWMTKTMELPADVLMDLPRITLVGQIHIYIENHKGLLAFSDTEIRVLLKQGQMLIRGEGLVIKVILPEELVLEGKINQVLYLEQ, from the coding sequence ATGAGCAAAAAGTGGAGACACCAAATGAAAAGATGGATGACAAAAACAATGGAACTACCCGCTGATGTATTAATGGATCTTCCCCGTATTACGTTAGTTGGACAAATACACATTTATATTGAAAACCATAAAGGTTTATTAGCCTTTTCTGATACTGAAATACGCGTGTTACTAAAACAGGGACAAATGTTAATTCGAGGTGAAGGACTGGTCATTAAAGTAATACTGCCAGAAGAACTGGTTTTAGAAGGTAAAATCAATCAAGTTCTTTATTTAGAACAATAA
- the floA gene encoding flotillin-like protein FloA (flotillin-like protein involved in membrane lipid rafts), which translates to MEVGSVLFFVVIGLAIIALAVFFTFVPIMLWISALAAGVRISIFTLVGMRLRRVIPSRVVNPLIKASKAGLGITINQLESHYLAGGNVDRVVNALIAAHRANIELTFERGAAIDLAGRDVLEAVQMSVNPKVIETPFIAGVAMDGIEVKAKARITVRANIDRLVGGAGEETIIARVGEGIVSTIGSQKDHKKVLENPDMISQTVLGKGLDSGTAFEILSIDIADIDIGKNIGAVLQTDQAEADKNIAQAKAEERRAMAVAQEQEMRAKVEEMRAKVVEAEAEVPLAMAEALRSGNIGVMDYMNIQNLTADTDMRDSIGKMSKEDDEK; encoded by the coding sequence ATGGAAGTAGGTAGCGTATTGTTTTTTGTAGTTATTGGTCTAGCAATTATTGCTTTAGCTGTTTTTTTCACTTTTGTACCGATTATGCTATGGATTTCAGCATTAGCAGCAGGCGTTCGTATTAGTATTTTCACACTGGTCGGAATGAGACTTCGTCGAGTGATACCATCTCGCGTTGTGAACCCGTTAATTAAAGCAAGTAAAGCAGGTTTAGGTATTACCATTAATCAATTAGAAAGCCACTATTTAGCAGGCGGTAACGTTGACCGTGTGGTAAATGCGTTGATTGCAGCGCACCGAGCAAATATTGAGTTAACATTTGAGCGCGGAGCAGCTATCGACTTAGCGGGCCGTGATGTGCTAGAAGCTGTACAAATGAGCGTTAATCCAAAAGTTATTGAAACACCTTTTATTGCAGGGGTGGCTATGGATGGAATCGAAGTCAAAGCAAAAGCTCGAATTACCGTTCGTGCAAACATTGATCGACTAGTAGGGGGAGCCGGAGAAGAAACGATTATTGCCCGTGTTGGCGAGGGGATTGTTTCTACAATCGGTTCGCAAAAAGATCACAAAAAAGTATTGGAAAATCCCGATATGATTTCTCAAACGGTGTTAGGAAAAGGACTGGATTCAGGAACAGCGTTTGAAATCTTATCCATTGATATTGCTGACATCGATATTGGGAAAAATATTGGGGCAGTTCTTCAAACAGACCAAGCGGAAGCAGATAAAAATATTGCACAAGCAAAAGCCGAAGAACGTCGTGCTATGGCCGTTGCTCAAGAACAAGAAATGCGTGCAAAAGTAGAGGAAATGCGTGCAAAAGTAGTAGAGGCAGAAGCAGAAGTACCGTTAGCGATGGCAGAAGCACTGCGCTCTGGCAATATTGGCGTCATGGATTATATGAATATTCAAAACTTGACTGCTGATACGGATATGCGTGATTCAATTGGAAAAATGTCTAAAGAAGACGATGAGAAATAA
- a CDS encoding NfeD family protein — translation MKTLFSFACFLILATGLFPTISTADVKRVHVIPVNKTVENGLLSFLNRSIEDAENDGADLIILDIDTPGGAVDAASEIAKSLTSTPIPTAAFVDKKALSAGAYIALNADQIYMTPGSTMGSAAVIDQQGNAAGKKAQSYWLSAMKSAAEQNNRNPKYAEAMANTKMVIPELNLKGNELLTLTPKQAEQVGYSEGTVKNLDDLLSVLGYEDAKLTYAKMSVSEQIARFLTHPLVVPILLSIGALGIVIELFTPSFGIAGSIGIASLLLFFYGHMVAGLAGMEALVLFIAGIILLLLEIVVPGGVLGLLGLGAIILSFFMSTDNNIEMGISLVIAIVVALGGAFVMMKFFKRKLTPFKKMVLNDSLNTESGYVSNQNRYELIGKQGKTTTPLRPSGTVLIDEEYVDVVTEGGYLDKDVLVNIIKVEGSRVVVRKLTEPLKKEDLN, via the coding sequence GTGAAAACCTTATTTTCTTTCGCGTGCTTTCTTATTTTAGCCACTGGGTTATTCCCCACTATTAGCACCGCTGACGTGAAGCGCGTACACGTTATTCCTGTCAATAAAACGGTAGAAAATGGATTGCTTTCTTTTTTAAACAGATCCATTGAAGATGCGGAAAATGACGGTGCAGATTTGATTATATTGGACATAGATACTCCTGGAGGAGCTGTAGATGCAGCTTCTGAAATAGCTAAAAGCTTAACCTCAACACCTATTCCTACCGCTGCTTTTGTCGATAAAAAAGCATTATCAGCCGGAGCCTATATTGCACTTAACGCCGATCAAATTTATATGACACCCGGTTCTACAATGGGATCGGCAGCTGTGATTGACCAACAGGGAAATGCAGCAGGAAAAAAAGCTCAGTCTTATTGGTTATCGGCTATGAAGAGCGCAGCAGAACAAAATAACCGAAACCCTAAATATGCAGAAGCGATGGCAAACACAAAGATGGTAATACCTGAGCTCAACTTAAAAGGAAACGAATTGCTGACGCTCACTCCGAAGCAAGCCGAGCAAGTTGGTTATTCAGAAGGAACTGTAAAAAATTTAGATGATCTCCTGAGCGTACTTGGCTATGAAGATGCTAAACTGACGTATGCAAAAATGAGTGTAAGTGAACAAATTGCTCGTTTTCTTACCCATCCGCTTGTTGTTCCCATTTTATTATCCATTGGTGCTTTAGGAATTGTAATTGAATTGTTTACGCCTTCATTTGGTATTGCGGGCTCTATTGGAATAGCTTCACTTCTTTTATTTTTCTATGGCCATATGGTAGCTGGATTAGCAGGAATGGAAGCCCTCGTTTTATTTATAGCAGGAATTATACTGCTTCTGTTAGAGATTGTAGTACCAGGCGGCGTTTTAGGACTGCTAGGGCTTGGAGCTATCATTTTAAGTTTTTTTATGTCAACAGATAATAATATCGAAATGGGAATTTCTCTTGTAATTGCAATAGTGGTGGCACTGGGAGGTGCGTTTGTGATGATGAAATTTTTTAAAAGAAAGCTTACACCTTTCAAAAAAATGGTGCTTAATGATTCACTTAATACTGAATCTGGCTACGTGTCGAATCAAAATCGTTATGAATTAATAGGAAAACAAGGTAAAACAACGACACCGCTTCGTCCTTCAGGTACCGTGCTCATCGATGAAGAGTATGTGGATGTAGTCACTGAAGGCGGATATTTAGACAAAGATGTGTTAGTAAATATTATAAAAGTAGAGGGATCAAGGGTTGTGGTGCGGAAGCTTACAGAGCCTTTGAAAAAGGAGGACCTTAATTAA
- a CDS encoding GatB/YqeY domain-containing protein, giving the protein MSLLERLNSDMKQAMKNKEKEKLGVIRMVKASLQNEAIKLGTDLTEADELTVISREFKQRKDSLHEFEKAGRQDLVDKIHSELAVLEVYAPKQLTEEELSEIIKTTIEETQSSSKADMGKVMGALMPKVKGKADGSLVNKLVLQHLS; this is encoded by the coding sequence ATGAGTCTTCTCGAGCGTTTAAATAGTGATATGAAACAAGCGATGAAAAACAAAGAGAAAGAGAAGCTTGGGGTCATTCGTATGGTCAAAGCATCTCTTCAAAACGAAGCCATTAAGTTAGGGACTGACCTAACTGAAGCAGACGAGTTGACGGTTATTTCTCGCGAATTCAAACAACGTAAAGACTCCCTCCATGAATTTGAGAAAGCAGGTCGTCAAGATCTTGTTGATAAAATTCATTCTGAATTAGCGGTTTTAGAAGTTTACGCTCCTAAACAGCTAACCGAAGAAGAGTTATCTGAAATTATTAAAACGACGATTGAAGAAACGCAGTCTTCCTCTAAAGCTGATATGGGGAAAGTTATGGGAGCGCTTATGCCGAAAGTAAAAGGCAAAGCGGATGGCTCTCTTGTTAATAAGCTTGTCCTTCAACACTTATCATAA
- the rpsU gene encoding 30S ribosomal protein S21 — MSRTVVRKNESLEDALRRFKRSVSKTGTLQEARKREFYEKPSVKRKKKSEAARKRKF; from the coding sequence ATGTCAAGAACAGTTGTTCGTAAAAACGAATCGCTTGAAGATGCTCTTCGTCGCTTCAAACGTTCAGTTTCAAAAACTGGTACGTTACAAGAAGCAAGAAAGCGCGAATTCTATGAAAAGCCTAGCGTAAAGCGTAAGAAGAAATCTGAAGCTGCTAGAAAACGCAAGTTCTAA